TCAGCAACCCAAGAGCTACCGCAATCTCAGAAAGGCGGTTGTCAGCTGTGAGAAAGATCAATTGAGTAGATTGTGTAGCAGGGAAAGCGGGTTGAATCAGCAGCACTGACGCTAGTTGGACGGCATCATAAGCGCGTAGAGGGTATTGACCGACCAACTGACCCGCAGTTTCTGCAAGTGTTGAATCGAGTTCAATCACTTGGTACTGATTATTCAGGTCAAAGCGAAACCTCTTCGGGCGATCGCGCTTCTAACTTCCACCCAAGTAATTCGGGCAATGATTAATGAGTTGCCAGTATTGAGATCCGAGATTGCCCGTATCCAAGCACTGCCAGTTTCCGGCACGTACCGTTTGACCAGAGCACTGCTATCTAAAAAGTA
The sequence above is a segment of the Scytonema hofmannii PCC 7110 genome. Coding sequences within it:
- a CDS encoding type II toxin-antitoxin system VapC family toxin — its product is MTVYFLDSSALVKRYVPETGSAWIRAISDLNTGNSLIIARITWVEVRSAIARRGFALT
- a CDS encoding type II toxin-antitoxin system VapC family toxin, with the translated sequence MIELDSTLAETAGQLVGQYPLRAYDAVQLASVLLIQPAFPATQSTQLIFLTADNRLSEIAVALGLLSNNPNHHP